In one window of Gossypium arboreum isolate Shixiya-1 chromosome 4, ASM2569848v2, whole genome shotgun sequence DNA:
- the LOC108459328 gene encoding tubulin-folding cofactor B-like has protein sequence MASWLQIESHASVLLQVTHSNLKSFAADIRFSLQMSVEAVKDKVWKKCGTSVNSVRLELYDDCKNKLFDLSDESRPLGFYSPLDGFRIHIIDLDPSSVTSGGWLEDTSLVEKYSISEDEYNKRSGTFRKFKEQMANPSAFRNKINVRLLHGRPLHKYQGRR, from the exons ATGGCATCATGGCTGCAAATCGAGAGTCATGCCTCAGTGCTGCTTCAAGTCACTCACTCCAACCTCAAAAGCTTCGCCGCTGACATTCGCTTCTCTCTTCAG atgAGCGTGGAAGCAGTGAAAGATAAGGTATGGAAGAAATGTGGGACTTCGGTAAATTCAGTGCGGTTAGAGCTATATGATGATTGTAAAAATAAACTTTTTGATTTAAGTGATGAGTCAAGACCTCTCGGTTTCTATTCTCCACTAGATGG GTTCCGAATACACATTATAGATCTTGATCCTTCATCCGTAACTTCGGGAGGGTGGCTTGAAGATACGTCATTAGTCGAGAAGTACTCGATTTCTGAAGATGAATACAATAAACGTTCCG GTACATTTAGGAAATTTAAGGAACAAATGGCAAATCCATCAGCATTCAGGAACAAAATAA ATGTCAGATTACTACATGGAAGACCTCTGCACAAATATCAAG GTAGGAGATAG